The nucleotide window CAACTGAATGCCCTCTGGCTGGGCTTCAGATAGAAAAATCTTCTGGTAGAAGGCCATTACATCCAATTCAATTGTTAAAGGAGGCGATGAAAAATGGTTAAAATAACCCTACAAGATATCTTACCTTGGAGAACATATGAAAAAGTTCGAATGGATAGAATAAGGAGGATTATTGAGGTAAAGAATAAGAGAAGAATAGAGCTAGGTGATAGATTAACATTATTGTTTGAAAATAGGGATACTGTTCTTCAGCAAATTCAAGAGATGGTTTACCTCGATAAAAAAGAGAAAAACGAAGACATACTAGAAGAAATAAAGATATACTCAACATTGCTTCCATGTGACGGTAAGATAAAAGCCTCTCTATATATACATTCCTATGACTTTAAGGATCTGGATTGGGTCTATGATAATTTGAAAGGCATATATAACTCAGTATTCTTAAGAGTAGGAAACAAACTAATTCAAGGAATTCCAGAGGGAGGAAGAGATCAAGGAAGAGAGTTCTCTACGGTCCAGTATTTGACATTTGATCTTGAGGGAGAGAAAAGTACCGATATGGAAGTTCATGTAATTCACGAGAAGTATAGATATTCAACTAAGATTGACAAAAGCTTAGCGGAGGATTTAATTAGAGAAGCGTATGATATTTGTGAATGATTTTTAAAACTTTTTATTGCAAAAATATTGTTATCATTAAGTTAAATAGTGTATTACGTTATAATGTTTGTATAGACTATACCAAGTGCAAAATGCATATAAACTTTAAAAACTCCAAGGCAGAGCTTAATATTAAAGTGGTAATTATGTTAGCTAATTCTGCCGATATTGATAACCTTGAAGATTTTATAATGACCGTAGCGAGAAGTAGAGATATCTTTAATCTTAAGAGCTATAGTTTAAAGATAATTTCTGATTATTCGAAATTCTTTAACATAATATTGCCTAAAGATGTAAGTGATATTTTAATCGTGTTGCCAATTAGTAGAGACGATTTAGGTAATACCATT belongs to Saccharolobus solfataricus and includes:
- a CDS encoding DUF3501 family protein: MVKITLQDILPWRTYEKVRMDRIRRIIEVKNKRRIELGDRLTLLFENRDTVLQQIQEMVYLDKKEKNEDILEEIKIYSTLLPCDGKIKASLYIHSYDFKDLDWVYDNLKGIYNSVFLRVGNKLIQGIPEGGRDQGREFSTVQYLTFDLEGEKSTDMEVHVIHEKYRYSTKIDKSLAEDLIREAYDICE